From a single Pseudomonas cremoricolorata genomic region:
- a CDS encoding DHA2 family efflux MFS transporter permease subunit — MRTEAVSTRAWVAVFGGLLGCFMAGMNVHVTSAALPEIRGSLGASFEEGSWISTAYLVAEIVMIPLTAWLVEVFSLRRVMWGGSLLFLLASLACSAAPNLSSMIVLRVIQGAAGAVLIPLSFQLIITQLPASRMAMGMALFSLANSVAQAAGPSIGGWLTDAYSWRWIFYLQLLPGALLLWAIAWSIDARPMQLALLRRGDWLGIAAMVFGLGGLQIVLEEGGRLDWFESRLIVGLSLLAGIALTVFVATQLFGKRAFINLRLLGHYNFGVASVAMFVFGAATFGLVFLVPNYLSQIQGYSAHDVGVALIAYGLVQLLLAPLMPTLMGWTSAKFMVASGFLIMALGCWLGASLSADSAANVIIPSTVVRGIGQPFIMVALSVLAVAGLDKAQAGSASAVFSMLRNLGGAIGTAVLTQIVASRERLHSARLHEQLNAFAPAVQERLGANPSTWLPEQQQSLEGIARSVRQQAYLMGYSDAFYLACLALLGCALAALLLRGRRVG; from the coding sequence ATGCGCACTGAGGCAGTGTCCACGCGGGCCTGGGTGGCGGTGTTCGGCGGCTTGCTCGGCTGTTTCATGGCGGGTATGAACGTGCACGTCACCAGCGCCGCGCTGCCGGAGATCCGCGGTTCGCTTGGCGCGAGTTTCGAGGAAGGTTCGTGGATTTCCACGGCCTACCTGGTCGCAGAGATCGTCATGATTCCGCTGACGGCCTGGCTGGTCGAGGTGTTCTCCCTGCGCCGGGTGATGTGGGGCGGTTCGTTGCTGTTCCTGTTGGCTTCACTTGCCTGTTCTGCGGCGCCTAACCTGTCGAGCATGATCGTGCTGCGGGTGATTCAGGGCGCAGCCGGTGCCGTGCTGATTCCGCTGTCGTTCCAGCTGATCATCACCCAGTTGCCGGCAAGCAGAATGGCCATGGGCATGGCGCTGTTCAGCCTTGCCAACAGCGTTGCCCAGGCTGCGGGGCCGTCGATTGGCGGCTGGCTGACCGATGCCTATTCCTGGCGCTGGATCTTCTACCTGCAATTGCTGCCAGGGGCGCTGCTGCTCTGGGCCATTGCCTGGTCGATCGATGCCAGGCCCATGCAGCTGGCTTTGCTGCGCCGGGGCGACTGGTTGGGCATCGCGGCGATGGTGTTCGGTCTTGGCGGCTTGCAGATCGTGCTGGAGGAAGGCGGTCGACTCGACTGGTTCGAGTCAAGGCTGATCGTCGGCCTGAGCCTGCTGGCCGGCATCGCCCTGACGGTGTTCGTGGCCACGCAGTTGTTCGGCAAGCGCGCGTTCATCAACCTGCGCCTGCTCGGCCATTACAACTTCGGGGTCGCCAGTGTGGCGATGTTCGTGTTCGGTGCGGCTACCTTTGGCCTGGTGTTCCTGGTGCCTAATTACCTGTCGCAGATCCAGGGTTACAGCGCCCATGACGTCGGCGTGGCGTTGATCGCCTATGGGCTGGTGCAACTGCTGCTGGCGCCCTTGATGCCGACCCTGATGGGCTGGACCAGTGCCAAGTTCATGGTCGCCAGCGGTTTTCTGATCATGGCCCTGGGCTGTTGGCTGGGCGCGAGCCTGAGCGCTGACAGCGCGGCCAACGTGATCATTCCCTCGACCGTGGTACGTGGTATCGGCCAGCCCTTCATCATGGTCGCGCTGTCGGTGCTGGCCGTCGCCGGGCTGGACAAAGCCCAGGCGGGCTCGGCCTCGGCGGTGTTCTCGATGCTGCGCAACCTGGGTGGCGCCATCGGCACCGCGGTGCTGACGCAGATCGTCGCCAGCCGTGAGCGGCTGCACAGCGCGCGCCTGCACGAACAGCTCAACGCATTCGCCCCTGCCGTGCAGGAACGCCTGGGTGCGAACCCGTCTACCTGGCTGCCCGAGCAACAGCAAAGCTTGGAGGGCATCGCCCGCAGCGTGCGCCAGCAGGCCTACCTGATGGGCTATAGCGATGCCTTCTATCTTGCCTGCCTGGCGTTGCTGGGCTGCGCGTTGGCGGCGTTGCTGTTGCGCGGGCGGCGTGTGGGGTAA
- a CDS encoding HlyD family secretion protein → MNVAVSASTDAVHTPPATLNRRRIVLISAGLAALLALAAYGSDWWLAARFLQSTDDAYVHADWVALSSRVPGHVAQVLVADDQPVKAGDILVRLQERDYRAHLQQGHAAVAQAEAALAAGAADQQVAQARIDQQRAAVVQAQAAVRSALAEHQRSQLDVRRYRDLVSDHAATAQRLERVRATAAQAEAAWRGAEAALRARQAQAAMAQAQAEQAVAAQRQRLAALRSARARQTLAEHDVEDTVLRAPVDGVVGQRRVRAGQYVVPGQPLLAVVPLQQAYVVANYKETQLAAMRPGQPVRIEVDSFPGMSLSGRVASVSPASGNVFALLPSDNATGNFTKIVQRFPVRITLDRLPAGLALRPGMSVLSQVDTRPEGAADAH, encoded by the coding sequence ATGAACGTTGCCGTCAGTGCTTCGACCGACGCTGTGCATACCCCGCCAGCGACCCTCAACCGCCGCCGGATCGTGCTGATCAGCGCCGGTCTGGCCGCGCTGCTGGCGTTGGCCGCCTACGGCAGCGACTGGTGGCTCGCTGCTCGCTTCCTGCAAAGCACCGACGATGCCTACGTGCATGCCGATTGGGTAGCGCTGAGTTCGCGGGTGCCGGGCCATGTCGCGCAAGTGCTGGTTGCTGACGACCAGCCGGTCAAGGCCGGCGATATCCTCGTGCGTTTGCAGGAACGTGACTATCGAGCTCATCTGCAACAGGGACACGCGGCGGTCGCGCAAGCCGAGGCGGCGCTCGCTGCCGGGGCGGCCGACCAGCAGGTCGCGCAGGCGCGCATCGATCAGCAACGAGCGGCCGTCGTCCAGGCGCAGGCCGCAGTGCGCAGCGCGCTGGCCGAACACCAGCGAAGCCAGCTGGACGTGCGGCGTTATCGTGATCTAGTCAGTGATCACGCGGCCACCGCTCAGCGTCTGGAACGTGTTCGCGCCACCGCCGCCCAGGCCGAAGCGGCGTGGCGGGGTGCCGAGGCCGCGCTGCGCGCACGTCAGGCCCAGGCGGCCATGGCCCAGGCCCAGGCCGAGCAGGCTGTAGCCGCCCAGCGCCAGCGACTCGCGGCGCTGCGCAGTGCCCGCGCACGTCAGACGCTGGCCGAGCACGATGTCGAGGACACCGTGCTGCGTGCACCGGTCGATGGCGTCGTCGGGCAGCGCCGGGTACGCGCCGGTCAATACGTGGTACCGGGCCAGCCGTTGCTGGCCGTGGTGCCGTTGCAGCAGGCCTACGTGGTCGCCAACTACAAGGAAACCCAACTGGCGGCGATGCGCCCTGGCCAGCCCGTGCGGATCGAGGTCGACAGCTTTCCCGGCATGTCCCTGAGCGGGCGGGTGGCAAGCGTGTCACCGGCCTCGGGCAACGTGTTTGCGCTGCTGCCGTCCGACAATGCCACCGGCAATTTCACCAAGATCGTCCAACGTTTTCCGGTACGCATCACGCTCGATCGGTTGCCTGCGGGCCTGGCGCTGCGGCCGGGCATGTCGGTGCTGAGCCAGGTCGACACCCGCCCGGAGGGTGCTGCCGATGCGCACTGA
- a CDS encoding GGDEF domain-containing protein, whose translation MQVLFMVSSAQSRVLPYVLLFSLTLGLTLAGILARPFATLSLFWPVNAVLAGLLLRHPRRATPLGWGLVYAAMVTADLAYGSDWGPAVSLNLCNLGAVLTLWWLMMRLPLAQRRLRTAQGVLYLLGASALAAVVAASLACLVATPWFEESLRSTWLAWFSEQFSTSVLVLPLVLTAPAPRTLLRGGSQAIRVTPLLVLLAALGFGLMVGGPGAIAFPIAALLWCALSYSPFLLSLLTLGTGSTLIVAVAQNVMHFSLPQSESAVTALMSARLGIAMLVLGPLLVACVSQANRLLLGRLEHQAAVDHLTGALSRSAFTHKADSLLEQCRAARVPLTLMMLDIDHFKAVNDRHGHAVGDLVLRQFARTVQDHLPEAALFARLGGEEFAIVVSGVAPHQASFIAERLRRAIEELAPVHAGQRLHITVSTGLSGSSLATPGDHLDALLAHADQALYQAKAMGRNRVVQYQVRREVV comes from the coding sequence ATGCAGGTCCTGTTCATGGTGTCTTCCGCCCAGTCGCGCGTGTTGCCCTATGTGCTGCTGTTCAGCCTGACGCTGGGGCTCACGCTGGCCGGCATCCTGGCCCGACCGTTCGCTACGCTGTCGTTGTTCTGGCCGGTGAACGCGGTACTGGCCGGATTGCTGCTACGCCATCCACGACGCGCCACGCCGCTGGGCTGGGGCCTGGTGTATGCGGCGATGGTTACGGCAGACCTGGCCTATGGCAGCGACTGGGGCCCTGCGGTATCGCTGAACCTGTGCAACCTCGGCGCGGTGTTGACCTTGTGGTGGCTGATGATGCGCCTGCCGCTGGCCCAGCGACGCCTGCGCACCGCCCAAGGGGTGCTGTATCTGCTGGGCGCCAGCGCCCTGGCGGCGGTGGTCGCTGCGAGCCTGGCCTGCCTGGTGGCCACGCCGTGGTTCGAAGAGTCCCTGCGCAGCACCTGGTTGGCCTGGTTCAGCGAACAGTTCTCGACCAGTGTACTAGTGCTGCCGCTGGTGCTCACCGCACCCGCGCCCCGTACACTGCTGCGCGGTGGCAGCCAGGCGATTCGCGTTACGCCGCTGCTGGTGCTGCTAGCAGCCCTGGGTTTCGGGCTGATGGTCGGCGGCCCGGGCGCCATCGCTTTCCCCATCGCCGCACTGCTGTGGTGCGCGCTGAGTTATTCACCGTTTCTGCTTTCGTTGCTGACCCTGGGAACCGGCAGCACGCTGATCGTGGCCGTGGCACAGAACGTCATGCATTTCAGCCTGCCGCAGAGCGAATCGGCGGTCACCGCATTGATGTCGGCGCGCCTGGGCATCGCCATGCTGGTACTTGGCCCGCTGCTGGTGGCCTGCGTCAGCCAGGCCAACCGCCTGCTGCTCGGGCGTCTCGAGCACCAAGCGGCGGTCGACCACCTGACCGGTGCACTGAGCCGCAGCGCCTTCACCCACAAGGCCGACAGCCTGCTCGAGCAATGTCGCGCCGCGCGCGTGCCGCTGACCCTGATGATGCTCGACATCGATCACTTCAAGGCCGTCAACGACCGCCACGGCCATGCCGTCGGTGATCTGGTGCTGCGCCAGTTCGCCCGCACCGTGCAGGACCACTTGCCTGAGGCTGCGCTGTTCGCCCGCCTCGGCGGCGAAGAATTCGCCATCGTGGTGTCCGGCGTGGCACCCCACCAGGCCAGCTTCATCGCCGAGCGCTTGCGCCGCGCCATCGAAGAACTGGCACCGGTACACGCGGGCCAGCGCCTGCACATCACCGTCAGCACAGGGCTGTCCGGCTCGAGCCTGGCCACCCCCGGCGACCACCTCGACGCCCTGCTCGCCCACGCCGACCAGGCGCTGTACCAGGCCAAGGCAATGGGACGCAATCGAGTGGTGCAGTATCAGGTGCGGCGCGAGGTGGTGTGA